One window from the genome of Magnolia sinica isolate HGM2019 chromosome 4, MsV1, whole genome shotgun sequence encodes:
- the LOC131243803 gene encoding L-type lectin-domain containing receptor kinase SIT2-like: MFSKLLMWFLLMRLAASEGDYDFIYKGFHGDNISLDGSAKITSNGLLLLTNSSSQKGHAFYSIPLHIKPSHGKTQSFSVNFVFAIMPQYPNVGSTGIAFVISPSKEFPGGEVGQYWGIFNPKNIRNSSNHIAIIELDTALDQDFGDINENHVGVDINGLVSIESAPAAYFSNMDGSSKNLSLISGEPMYVWIDYNGFQNQLNVTLSPIDLPKPERPLLSLMVNLSSIVLDDVYIGFASSTRTSPVSHYILGWSFKMNGQAQALDPLHLPKLPRIGPKKKLKLLIVGLPVIVLIFTLAIILAVGLTVRRKIKFAQVLEDWEREYGPHRFSYKDLFMATKGFTDKKLLGVGGFGKVYRGVLSTSKIEVAVKRVSHESRQGIREFISEIVSLGRLRHRNLVQLLGYCRRKRELLLVYDFMPNGSLDKFLFDHPKSMLRWGHRFRIIKGVASGLLYLHEEWGQVVLHRDIKASNVLLDSEMNGRLGDFGLARLYDHGTDPRTTHMVGTFGYLAPELTRTGKATTSTDVFAFGAFMLEVACGRRPIDPQSSVDEVILVEWVSECWRRGTILAAADSKLGLNYEVEEMELVLKLGLLCSHPFSAARPSMRQVMQFLDGDAPLPELSLDRLGAAILAVGHTHTEGSDDLRSSYPSSLELAIASTSSIQEPVLSGGH; encoded by the coding sequence ATGTTTTCTAAGCTCCTAATGTGGTTTCTCCTCATGAGACTTGCTGCTTCTGAAGGTGACTATGATTTCATTTACAAGGGATTCCACGGCGATAACATAAGCCTAGACGGCTCGGCAAAGATCACATCCAATGGCCTCCTTCTTCTCACCAATTCCTCAAGTCAAAAGGGCCATGCCTTCTACTCCATCCCGCTTCACATCAAACCTTCACACGGTAAAACTCAATCTTTCTCTGTCAATTTCGTCTTTGCGATCATGCCCCAGTATCCGAACGTGGGTAGCACCGGGATCGCATTCGTGATCTCGCCTTCGAAAGAGTTCCCAGGAGGTGAAGTAGGCCAATACTGGGGCATCTTCAATCCGAAGAACATCAGAAATTCATCAAATCACATAGCTATCATCGAGCTCGACACGGCCCTTGATCAAGATTTCGGTGATATCAATGAGAACCATGTCGGAGTCGACATCAATGGCTTAGTTTCCATCGAGTCCGCTCCTGCAGCTTACTTTAGTAATATGGATGGCAGTAGTAAGAATTTAAGCCTTATAAGCGGAGAACCAATGTATGTTTGGATAGATTACAATGGCTTCCAAAACCAACTCAATGTAACGTTGTCTCCTATAGACTTACCTAAACCTGAACGTCCACTCTTGTCATTGATGGTGAATCTTTCATCGATTGTGTTAGACGACGTGTATATCGGGTTTGCTTCATCAACCAGGACGTCTCCAGTATCTCATTACATCTTGGGATGGAGCTTTAAGATGAACGGTCAGGCTCAGGCCCTTGATCCATTGCACCTTCCCAAGCTTCCACGGATAGGACccaaaaagaaattgaagcttTTAATAGTTGGGTTACCCGTAATTGTGCTAATTTTCACATTAGCAATCATCCTGGCCGTGGGTCTCACGGTGAGAAGGAAGATCAAGTTTGCCCAAGTACTAGAGGACTGGGAACGCGAATACGGGCCTCATCGATTCTCGTACAAGGATCTATTCATGGCCACTAAGGGCTTCACAGACAAAAAGCTCCTGGGGGTCGGTGGTTTCGGGAAGGTTTACCGAGGTGTTTTATCAACCTCGAAGATCGAAGTGGCTGTGAAGAGAGTCTCTCATGAATCTCGACAAGGGATACGAGAATTCATATCCGAGATCGTGAGCTTGGGCCGTCTCCGTCACCGGAACTTGGTGCAACTTCTTGGCTATTGCCGGCGAAAGAGAGAGCTCCTACTGGTCTATGATTTCATGCCCAATGGAAGTCTGGACAAGTTCCTCTTCGACCATCCAAAATCAATGCTGAGATGGGGCCATCGGTTTCGGATAATCAAAGGAGTAGCCTCAGGGCTTCTCTACTTGCATGAGGAATGGGGGCAGGTGGTCCTTCACAGAGACATCAAAGCCAGTAATGTTTTGTTAGATAGTGAGATGAACGGTAGATTGGGCGACTTCGGCCTTGCTAGATTGTACGATCATGGGACCGATCCACGGACGACCCACATGGTTGGGACCTTCGGATATCTTGCACCAGAGCTGACTAGGACCGGGAAGGCCACCACAAGCACTGATGTGTTCGCATTCGGAGCTTTCATGCTTGAGGTAGCTTGCGGGAGGAGGCCCATCGATCCCCAATCATCGGTGGATGAGGTGATATTGGTCGAATGGGTGTCAGAATGCTGGAGGAGAGGGACGATTCTGGCAGCAGCGGATTCGAAACTGGGACTTAACTATGAGGTGGAGGAGATGGAATTGGTGCTGAAGCTTGGATTGCTGTGTTCGCATCCGTTCTCGGCCGCCAGGCCGAGCATGCGGCAAGTAATGCAGTTTTTGGACGGCGATGCACCTTTACCCGAGCTCTCGTTGGACCGTTTGGGTGCCGCGATCCTGGCTGTGGGCCATACCCATACTGAAGGGTCGGATGATCTTCGCTCGTCATATCCTTCTTCTTTGGAGCTGGCGATTGCAAGCACATCATCTATCCAAGAACCGGTCCTCTCCGGGGGCCACTGA
- the LOC131243804 gene encoding L-type lectin-domain containing receptor kinase SIT2-like isoform X2, which yields MFSKLLTWFLLMRYAASKEDGDDFIYNGFRGANMSLDGVAEITSDGLLLLTNSIQQKKGHAFYPIPLPFKTSQDDMYVGFSSSTKTVPSAYYILGWSFKMNGQAQALDLRHLPKLPRIGPKKKSKLLTIGLPVIVIFFTLTAILAVGLIVRRKIKFAEVLEDWEHEYGTHRFLYKDLFMATKGFTDKEVLGFGGFGRVYRGVLSASKIEVAVKRVSHESRQGMREFISEIVSLGRLRHRNLVRLLGYCRRKRELLLVYDFMPYGSLDKFLFDHPNSMLSWSKRFQIIKGVASGLLYLHEEWEQVVLHRDIKASNVLLDSEMNGRLGDFGLARLYDHGTDPQTTHMVGTFGYLAPELTKTGKATTSTDVFAFGAFMLEVACGRRPIDPQDEVTLVQWVSECWKRGTILAAADPKLGLDYDVEEMELVLKIGLLCLHQLPAERPNMRQVMQFLDRNAPLPELSSDSLGAAILAVGHYKRSDDLRLSYPSSLELGFASTSSIEGSVLSGGR from the exons ATGTTTTCGAAGCTCCTAACGTGGTTTCTCCTCATGAGATATGCAGCTTCAAAAGAAGATGGCGACGATTTCATTTACAACGGATTCCGTGGCGCTAACATGAGCTTGGACGGAGTAGCAGAGATCACATCGGATGGCCTACTGCTTCTTACCAATTCCATACAACAAAAGAAGGGCCACGCCTTCTACCCCATTCCTCTTCCCTTCAAAACTTCACAAG ATGATATGTATGTCGGTTTCTCTTCATCAACCAAGACGGTTCCTTCAGCCTATTACATCTTGGGATGGAGCTTTAAGATGAACGGTCAAGCTCAGGCCCTTGATCTCAGGCACCTTCCTAAGCTTCCACGGATAGGACCCAAAAAGAAATCGAAGCTTTTAACAATTGGGTTACCCGTAATTGTGATATTTTTCACGTTAACGGCCATCTTGGCTGTTGGTCTCATTGTGAGAAGGAAGATCAAGTTCGCAGAAGTACTAGAGGACTGGGAACATGAATACGGGACCCATCGGTTTTTGTATAAGGATCTATTCATGGCCACTAAGGGCTTCACTGACAAAGAGGTCCTGGGGTTCGGGGGTTTTGGTAGGGTTTACCGAGGAGTTTTATCGGCTTCGAAGATTGAAGTGGCGGTGAAGAGAGTCTCTCACGAATCTCGACAAGGGATGCGGGAATTCATATCTGAAATCGTGAGCCTGGGCCGCCTCCGCCACCGGAACTTGGTGCGACTTCTCGGCTACTGCCGGCGAAAGAGAGAGCTGCTACTGGTCTATGACTTCATGCCCTATGGAAGTCTGGACAAGTTCCTCTTCGACCATCCAAATTCAATGCTGAGCTGGAGTAAACGGTTTCAGATAATTAAAGGAGTAGCTTCAGGGCTTCTCTACTTGCATGAGGAGTGGGAGCAGGTGGTCCTTCACAGAGACATCAAAGCCAGTAATGTCTTATTAGATAGCGAGATGAATGGTAGATTAGGCGACTTCGGCCTCGCCAGATTGTATGATCATGGGACGGATCCACAGACGACACACATGGTGGGGACCTTCGGATATCTTGCACCAGAGCTGACTAAGACGGGGAAGGCAACCACAAGCACTGACGTATTTGCATTCGGAGCTTTCATGCTTGAGGTTGCTTGTGGGAGGAGGCCCATCGATCCCCAAGATGAGGTGACCTTGGTCCAGTGGGTGTCGGAATGCTGGAAGAGAGGGACAATTCTGGCTGCTGCAGATCCGAAACTGGGACTTGACTATGATGTGGAGGAGATGGAGTTGGTGCTTAAGATTGGATTGCTGTGTTTGCATCAATTGCCGGCTGAAAGGCCGAACATGCGGCAAGTAATGCAGTTTTTGGACCGCAATGCACCTTTACCCGAACTCTCATCCGATAGTCTGGGTGCAGCAATCCTTGCAGTAGGCCATTATAAAAGGTCAGATGATCTACGCTTGTCATATCCTTCTTCTTTGGAACTAGGGTTTGCAAGCACTTCATCGATCGAAGGATCGGTCCTCTCCGGTGGCCGTTGA
- the LOC131243804 gene encoding L-type lectin-domain containing receptor kinase IV.1-like isoform X1, producing the protein MFSKLLTWFLLMRYAASKEDGDDFIYNGFRGANMSLDGVAEITSDGLLLLTNSIQQKKGHAFYPIPLPFKTSQGKTQSFSTNFVFAIVPKYPNMNGYGVTFVISPSKYFPGGQVGQYMGIFNQNNIGNSSNHIVAIELDTYLNPEFGDIDDNHVGVDINGLHSNTSAPAAYFRKMSGGFENVSLVSGELMHVWVEYDGLQNHLNVTLSPIKLPKPDRPLLSSMVDLSSIMLDDMYVGFSSSTKTVPSAYYILGWSFKMNGQAQALDLRHLPKLPRIGPKKKSKLLTIGLPVIVIFFTLTAILAVGLIVRRKIKFAEVLEDWEHEYGTHRFLYKDLFMATKGFTDKEVLGFGGFGRVYRGVLSASKIEVAVKRVSHESRQGMREFISEIVSLGRLRHRNLVRLLGYCRRKRELLLVYDFMPYGSLDKFLFDHPNSMLSWSKRFQIIKGVASGLLYLHEEWEQVVLHRDIKASNVLLDSEMNGRLGDFGLARLYDHGTDPQTTHMVGTFGYLAPELTKTGKATTSTDVFAFGAFMLEVACGRRPIDPQDEVTLVQWVSECWKRGTILAAADPKLGLDYDVEEMELVLKIGLLCLHQLPAERPNMRQVMQFLDRNAPLPELSSDSLGAAILAVGHYKRSDDLRLSYPSSLELGFASTSSIEGSVLSGGR; encoded by the coding sequence ATGTTTTCGAAGCTCCTAACGTGGTTTCTCCTCATGAGATATGCAGCTTCAAAAGAAGATGGCGACGATTTCATTTACAACGGATTCCGTGGCGCTAACATGAGCTTGGACGGAGTAGCAGAGATCACATCGGATGGCCTACTGCTTCTTACCAATTCCATACAACAAAAGAAGGGCCACGCCTTCTACCCCATTCCTCTTCCCTTCAAAACTTCACAAGGTAAAACTCAATCCTTCTCTACCAATTTCGTCTTTGCAATCGTACCCAAGTATCCGAATATGAATGGCTACGGGGTCACCTTCGTGATTTCACCTTCGAAATACTTCCCAGGAGGTCAAGTAGGCCAATACATGGGCATCTTCAATCAGAATAACATCGGCAATTCATCGAATCACATAGTTGCCATCGAGCTCGACACATATCTTAATCCAGAATTCGGTGACATCGATGACAACCATGTCGGAGTTGACATCAATGGCTTACATTCCAACACGTCTGCTCCTGCAGCCTACTTTAGGAAAATGAGTGGTGGGTTTGAGAATGTAAGCCTTGTAAGCGGAGAACTGATGCATGTTTGGGTAGAATACGATGGTCTCCAAAACCATCTAAATGTAACATTATCTCCTATCAAATTACCTAAACCTGATCGTCCCCTCTTGTCATCGATGGTGGATCTTTCATCAATCATGTTAGATGATATGTATGTCGGTTTCTCTTCATCAACCAAGACGGTTCCTTCAGCCTATTACATCTTGGGATGGAGCTTTAAGATGAACGGTCAAGCTCAGGCCCTTGATCTCAGGCACCTTCCTAAGCTTCCACGGATAGGACCCAAAAAGAAATCGAAGCTTTTAACAATTGGGTTACCCGTAATTGTGATATTTTTCACGTTAACGGCCATCTTGGCTGTTGGTCTCATTGTGAGAAGGAAGATCAAGTTCGCAGAAGTACTAGAGGACTGGGAACATGAATACGGGACCCATCGGTTTTTGTATAAGGATCTATTCATGGCCACTAAGGGCTTCACTGACAAAGAGGTCCTGGGGTTCGGGGGTTTTGGTAGGGTTTACCGAGGAGTTTTATCGGCTTCGAAGATTGAAGTGGCGGTGAAGAGAGTCTCTCACGAATCTCGACAAGGGATGCGGGAATTCATATCTGAAATCGTGAGCCTGGGCCGCCTCCGCCACCGGAACTTGGTGCGACTTCTCGGCTACTGCCGGCGAAAGAGAGAGCTGCTACTGGTCTATGACTTCATGCCCTATGGAAGTCTGGACAAGTTCCTCTTCGACCATCCAAATTCAATGCTGAGCTGGAGTAAACGGTTTCAGATAATTAAAGGAGTAGCTTCAGGGCTTCTCTACTTGCATGAGGAGTGGGAGCAGGTGGTCCTTCACAGAGACATCAAAGCCAGTAATGTCTTATTAGATAGCGAGATGAATGGTAGATTAGGCGACTTCGGCCTCGCCAGATTGTATGATCATGGGACGGATCCACAGACGACACACATGGTGGGGACCTTCGGATATCTTGCACCAGAGCTGACTAAGACGGGGAAGGCAACCACAAGCACTGACGTATTTGCATTCGGAGCTTTCATGCTTGAGGTTGCTTGTGGGAGGAGGCCCATCGATCCCCAAGATGAGGTGACCTTGGTCCAGTGGGTGTCGGAATGCTGGAAGAGAGGGACAATTCTGGCTGCTGCAGATCCGAAACTGGGACTTGACTATGATGTGGAGGAGATGGAGTTGGTGCTTAAGATTGGATTGCTGTGTTTGCATCAATTGCCGGCTGAAAGGCCGAACATGCGGCAAGTAATGCAGTTTTTGGACCGCAATGCACCTTTACCCGAACTCTCATCCGATAGTCTGGGTGCAGCAATCCTTGCAGTAGGCCATTATAAAAGGTCAGATGATCTACGCTTGTCATATCCTTCTTCTTTGGAACTAGGGTTTGCAAGCACTTCATCGATCGAAGGATCGGTCCTCTCCGGTGGCCGTTGA